A DNA window from Candidatus Sulfidibacterium hydrothermale contains the following coding sequences:
- the ggt gene encoding gamma-glutamyltransferase — MKKLYLLLLTAFFLTGSLAIAQDRVSSLNFETRSEVIATHGMVCTSQPLVTQIALDILKKGGTAVDAAIAADAALGLMEPTGSGMGGDLFAIVWDAKTQKLYGLNSSGPSPRSLTLKYFQDHGYQFIPAHGPLPVSVPGCVDGWNELHKRFGKLPIKEILQPAIDYAREGYPVTELIAYYWKLNARILKKYPGFAEEFMPGGKTPVKGQIFKNPNLANTLELLAKKGFREFYEGKPARVIDKYMHENGGFLSYDDLASYHAVWVKPESTNYRGYDVWELPPNGQGIAVLQMLNMLENFDIKSMGFGSVAYLHLLTEVKKIVYEDRAKFYSDPAFNKIPVEQLISKKYAKERLKLYDPHHAAKYYPAGQPEQGNTVYLTVADQYGNMVSLIQSNYRGMGSGMTPPGLGFVLQDRGELFSLKPGQFNTYAPGKRPFHTIIPAFVTKDGKPWLSFGVMGGAMQPQGQVQILVNLIDFGMNLQEAGDAPRIRHDGSSQPTGTKMKDGGWLNMESGFRYDVIRQLMQMGHRVRFSLGGYGGYQAIMRDTTNQVYYGASESRKDGQAAGY, encoded by the coding sequence ATGAAAAAACTTTACCTTTTACTTTTAACCGCCTTTTTTCTGACGGGTAGTCTTGCCATTGCCCAGGACCGGGTGAGCAGTCTGAACTTCGAAACACGTTCTGAAGTTATTGCAACGCATGGCATGGTTTGCACCAGTCAGCCACTGGTTACTCAGATTGCGCTGGATATTCTGAAAAAAGGCGGTACAGCAGTGGATGCTGCTATTGCTGCCGATGCCGCTCTCGGATTAATGGAACCCACCGGCAGTGGTATGGGCGGTGATCTATTTGCCATTGTGTGGGATGCCAAAACACAAAAACTTTACGGGCTGAATTCCAGTGGCCCTTCTCCCCGATCGCTCACGCTGAAATATTTTCAGGATCACGGATACCAATTTATTCCGGCACACGGTCCGCTACCGGTTTCTGTTCCGGGCTGTGTGGATGGCTGGAATGAATTACATAAACGTTTTGGCAAGCTGCCCATAAAAGAAATTCTGCAACCGGCCATTGATTATGCCCGCGAAGGATATCCGGTTACCGAACTTATTGCTTACTACTGGAAACTGAATGCCCGGATTCTGAAAAAATATCCGGGTTTTGCCGAAGAATTCATGCCCGGCGGCAAAACGCCGGTAAAAGGACAAATCTTTAAAAACCCGAATCTTGCTAACACCCTGGAACTGCTGGCAAAAAAAGGATTTCGTGAGTTTTATGAAGGCAAACCGGCCCGTGTGATTGACAAGTACATGCACGAAAACGGCGGCTTTCTCTCGTATGACGATCTCGCTTCGTATCATGCGGTTTGGGTAAAACCCGAAAGCACCAATTACCGTGGTTACGATGTGTGGGAACTTCCTCCCAACGGTCAGGGAATTGCCGTTTTACAGATGCTGAACATGCTCGAGAATTTTGACATCAAATCAATGGGATTTGGCAGCGTTGCTTACCTTCATCTGCTCACCGAAGTGAAAAAAATCGTTTATGAAGACCGGGCCAAATTCTATTCTGATCCGGCATTTAACAAAATTCCTGTAGAGCAGTTGATTTCTAAGAAATATGCCAAAGAACGACTGAAATTATACGATCCGCATCATGCGGCCAAATACTATCCGGCCGGGCAGCCGGAACAGGGCAACACGGTTTACCTGACCGTGGCTGACCAGTACGGAAACATGGTATCATTAATACAAAGTAATTACCGCGGAATGGGCTCGGGTATGACACCGCCGGGACTGGGATTTGTTTTACAGGACCGTGGCGAACTTTTCTCGTTAAAACCCGGCCAGTTTAACACGTATGCTCCCGGCAAACGGCCTTTCCATACGATCATTCCGGCTTTTGTTACCAAAGACGGCAAACCGTGGCTCAGCTTTGGGGTGATGGGTGGCGCCATGCAACCCCAGGGACAAGTGCAAATTTTGGTTAACCTGATTGATTTCGGCATGAACTTACAGGAAGCCGGCGATGCGCCGCGTATCCGTCATGACGGTTCTTCACAGCCTACCGGAACAAAAATGAAAGACGGCGGCTGGCTGAATATGGAAAGTGGATTCCGGTACGATGTCATCCGTCAGCTGATGCAAATGGGACACCGGGTACGATTCAGTCTGGGAGGTTACGGCGGCTACCAGGCAATTATGCGGGATACCACAAACCAAGTGTATTACGGAGCTTCTGAGTCGCGAAAAGATGGCCAGGCTGCAGGATATTAA
- a CDS encoding SGNH/GDSL hydrolase family protein encodes MKSFSAVFLFVATVSFFITGCVRETFVSSADQHIQYEGRIKTTARNVVFFWPGSSAKIVVKGRGKVFAVLKDENGKNYYDVILDRDSIRVLHPDTLKQRYLLASFDGGTHSVQLFKRTEWDKGYTLFYGFVLQGNLQVINLLQKKHLKLEFYGNSITAGYAVDDDPSHSHPDSIFTNNYDSYAAITARYFHADYRCICKSGIGILISWFPLTMPQLYNRLNPVDSLSRWDFKKYTPDVVVINLLQNDSWLVNRPSFPEFKKKFGTRPPSPETIIQAYKNFVLKIRKAYPRAKIICMLGNMDITRKGSPWPGYVKKAVQQMHDKKVYTLFVPYKNTPGHPGRHEQQVLADSLIGKIKRINAFR; translated from the coding sequence ATGAAATCTTTTTCTGCTGTTTTTCTGTTTGTTGCAACCGTTAGTTTCTTTATCACCGGATGTGTGCGGGAGACTTTTGTCTCGTCGGCCGACCAGCATATCCAATACGAAGGACGGATAAAAACAACAGCCCGAAATGTTGTGTTTTTTTGGCCGGGATCGTCTGCAAAAATTGTTGTAAAAGGCAGGGGAAAGGTTTTTGCTGTTTTAAAAGATGAAAACGGAAAAAATTACTATGACGTTATTCTCGATCGTGACTCTATCCGGGTGCTTCACCCTGATACGCTGAAACAGCGTTATCTGCTGGCAAGTTTTGACGGAGGAACCCATTCCGTTCAGCTTTTTAAACGGACGGAATGGGACAAAGGATACACTTTGTTTTATGGTTTTGTGCTGCAGGGCAACTTGCAGGTCATCAACCTGCTACAAAAAAAGCATTTGAAACTGGAATTTTACGGCAATTCCATTACTGCCGGTTATGCGGTGGACGATGATCCGTCACACAGCCATCCTGACAGCATTTTTACCAACAATTACGACAGTTATGCGGCGATTACGGCCCGTTATTTTCATGCCGATTATCGTTGTATTTGTAAAAGTGGTATCGGGATTTTAATCAGCTGGTTTCCGCTTACCATGCCACAATTATACAACCGGCTTAACCCGGTTGATTCTTTAAGCCGTTGGGATTTTAAAAAGTACACGCCCGATGTGGTTGTTATTAACCTGCTCCAAAACGATTCGTGGCTGGTAAACCGTCCCTCTTTTCCTGAATTTAAAAAGAAGTTTGGTACCCGTCCGCCTTCGCCGGAAACCATCATTCAGGCATATAAAAATTTTGTGCTGAAAATACGGAAGGCTTATCCCCGGGCTAAAATCATCTGTATGCTGGGTAATATGGATATTACACGAAAAGGATCGCCGTGGCCGGGTTATGTGAAAAAAGCCGTACAACAAATGCACGACAAAAAGGTGTACACGCTGTTTGTTCCGTACAAAAATACACCCGGACATCCCGGACGCCACGAACAGCAGGTGTTGGCTGACAGCTTGATTGGGAAAATAAAAAGAATCAATGCATTTCGTTAG
- a CDS encoding IS3 family transposase — protein MNRLYKSIGISKQAFHKMLDKKLRIRSEQKQLLVMIYQIREDHPTMGIRDMYYKLRPQTMGRDRFEAFCKSEGLTVAKVKNWRRTTDSTGVVRFDNLLKSMTLTGINQAWQSDITYYEINSRFYYITFIEDSYSRRILGHSVSKRLTTEQTTLPALQKAIKLRMKENTMTTGIVFHSDGGGQYYDKAFLKLTQKEGFKNSMCEYPWENGKVERLNGVIKNNYLNHRQINSFEELQKEVDRTVLLYNQEKPHIELQRKSPNEFEKSYLCNGQQSFSL, from the coding sequence ATGAACCGTCTGTATAAGAGCATAGGGATTAGTAAACAGGCTTTTCATAAGATGCTGGATAAAAAGCTGAGAATACGCTCAGAGCAAAAGCAATTACTGGTTATGATTTATCAAATACGAGAGGATCATCCTACAATGGGAATACGGGATATGTATTATAAGTTACGTCCCCAGACCATGGGCAGAGACCGGTTTGAAGCCTTTTGCAAATCAGAAGGGTTAACGGTAGCAAAGGTAAAAAACTGGCGAAGAACCACCGATAGCACAGGCGTTGTCCGGTTTGATAATTTATTAAAAAGCATGACTTTAACCGGAATTAATCAGGCATGGCAAAGTGATATTACCTACTATGAAATAAACAGCAGATTCTATTACATCACTTTTATTGAAGATTCCTATTCCAGACGGATTTTAGGTCATTCTGTTTCAAAAAGGCTGACTACAGAACAGACTACATTACCGGCTTTACAGAAGGCTATTAAACTTCGGATGAAGGAAAACACAATGACAACCGGTATTGTATTTCACTCAGACGGAGGGGGTCAATATTACGACAAGGCTTTTTTAAAGCTGACTCAAAAAGAAGGCTTTAAAAACAGCATGTGCGAATACCCGTGGGAGAACGGGAAAGTAGAAAGACTAAACGGGGTTATAAAAAACAATTACCTGAACCATCGTCAGATAAACAGTTTTGAAGAACTTCAAAAAGAGGTTGACCGAACCGTGTTACTTTACAACCAGGAAAAGCCTCATATAGAGTTACAACGAAAAAGCCCCAATGAATTTGAAAAAAGTTATCTTTGTAATGGACAACAATCCTTCAGTCTCTAA
- the aat gene encoding leucyl/phenylalanyl-tRNA--protein transferase encodes MPVYQLPEEPVFPRPELAEPDGLLAVGGDLSPQRLLNAYASGIFPWYNEDSPILWWSPDPRLVLFPEEFKRHKNLRRLVQRGKFNVTINHDFQSVIKACSRVKRKNQTDTWITPEMQQAYIRLHELGFALSVECYLDEKLAGGLYGVVLGKVFFGESMFHTVTDASKVALWHLVDFLLKNHFKVIDVQQDTPHLRSLGARLIPRKEFLNLLKENIR; translated from the coding sequence ATGCCTGTTTATCAGCTTCCGGAAGAACCGGTTTTTCCACGGCCAGAGCTGGCCGAACCGGATGGGCTGCTGGCTGTTGGCGGCGATTTGTCTCCCCAACGGCTGCTCAATGCTTATGCTTCGGGGATTTTTCCCTGGTATAACGAAGACAGTCCCATCCTGTGGTGGTCGCCCGATCCGCGTCTGGTACTTTTTCCTGAAGAATTTAAACGGCACAAAAATTTACGGCGACTGGTACAGCGTGGAAAATTCAATGTAACCATTAACCACGATTTTCAAAGTGTCATCAAAGCCTGTAGCCGGGTAAAACGCAAAAACCAAACCGACACATGGATCACCCCGGAAATGCAACAGGCTTATATTCGTTTGCATGAACTGGGGTTTGCCCTTTCTGTGGAATGCTATCTTGATGAAAAACTGGCTGGAGGATTATATGGTGTTGTTTTAGGAAAAGTGTTTTTTGGCGAATCGATGTTTCATACGGTAACCGATGCTTCCAAAGTAGCTCTTTGGCATCTGGTGGATTTTTTACTCAAAAACCATTTTAAAGTCATTGATGTTCAACAGGATACCCCACACCTGCGTAGTCTGGGAGCCCGGTTAATCCCGAGAAAAGAATTTCTGAATCTGCTCAAAGAAAATATTCGATAA
- a CDS encoding sigma-54 interaction domain-containing protein, whose amino-acid sequence MDIQSIKQRFGIIGNSPLLNRAIDIAMQVASTDLTVLITGESGTGKEVFPQIIHHLSPRKHGNYIAVNCGAIPEGTIDSELFGHEKGSFTGAHEARKGYFEVANGGTIFLDEVAELPLSTQVRLLRVLEVGEFMKVGSSKVIKTDVRVVAATNVNIPEAIEKGKFRQDLFYRLNTVPIYIPPLRERKEDIHLLFRKFAADFAEKYHMPPLRLTSDAVEVLKNYYWPGNVRQLKNITEQISIIEKDKEVTADVLRLYLPDTTKPALPVLYRQQEEDHFSERDLLYKVLFDMKKDITELKKIVIDILEKNPDDSTLEKTKALLVKHVSDADALDLMHTKEDEIKIVHPKETVPEEEKFHSPEIIEESLSLQDKEKEMIRKALEKHNGKRKDAARELGISERTLYRKIKEYQIR is encoded by the coding sequence ATGGACATCCAAAGTATTAAACAACGATTTGGCATTATTGGAAACTCTCCCTTGCTCAACCGTGCCATCGACATTGCCATGCAGGTGGCATCAACCGATCTTACCGTACTCATCACCGGTGAGAGCGGAACAGGAAAGGAAGTTTTTCCTCAGATTATTCATCATTTGAGTCCCCGCAAACACGGGAACTACATTGCCGTAAACTGCGGTGCCATTCCGGAAGGAACCATTGATTCGGAACTTTTTGGCCACGAAAAAGGATCATTTACCGGGGCCCACGAAGCCCGGAAAGGCTACTTTGAAGTTGCCAACGGGGGAACCATTTTTCTGGATGAAGTAGCCGAACTGCCGCTTTCCACACAGGTGCGCTTACTGCGTGTGCTGGAAGTTGGTGAATTTATGAAAGTAGGCTCTTCTAAAGTGATTAAAACCGATGTTCGTGTGGTGGCTGCCACCAATGTGAATATTCCGGAAGCCATCGAGAAAGGAAAATTCAGACAGGATCTGTTTTACCGGTTAAATACGGTTCCTATTTACATTCCGCCGTTACGCGAGCGCAAAGAAGACATCCATTTGCTTTTCCGGAAATTTGCTGCCGACTTTGCTGAGAAATACCACATGCCCCCGCTGCGTCTGACCAGTGATGCTGTTGAAGTTTTAAAAAACTATTATTGGCCCGGAAATGTCCGCCAGTTGAAAAATATCACCGAACAAATATCGATCATCGAAAAAGACAAAGAAGTAACCGCTGATGTGTTACGGCTTTATCTTCCTGACACTACCAAACCGGCTCTTCCTGTACTTTACCGGCAACAGGAGGAAGATCATTTTTCGGAAAGGGATTTGCTGTACAAAGTACTTTTCGACATGAAAAAGGACATCACAGAACTGAAAAAGATTGTGATTGACATCCTTGAAAAAAACCCGGACGACAGCACGCTGGAGAAGACCAAAGCGCTGCTGGTAAAACACGTATCGGATGCCGACGCCCTGGACCTTATGCATACAAAAGAGGATGAGATAAAAATCGTTCATCCGAAAGAAACCGTTCCGGAAGAAGAGAAATTCCATTCTCCTGAAATTATTGAAGAGTCTTTGTCGTTGCAGGATAAAGAAAAAGAAATGATCCGGAAAGCCCTGGAAAAACATAATGGTAAACGGAAAGATGCAGCCCGCGAACTGGGAATTTCCGAACGCACACTCTACCGGAAGATCAAGGAATATCAGATTCGCTGA
- a CDS encoding transposase: MATRRQFKMTTAERRRRHFSDSFKIQKVREIETGKTKVSEISKQYEVTTTNVYRWLNKFGTMKDKKEKLIIETDSDTRQLLELKKKVAELERIIGQKQILIDFKDKMIELAEETYGVDIKKKFSTRPSNISGTTENNTDTA, from the coding sequence ATGGCAACAAGAAGACAATTTAAAATGACCACCGCCGAGCGAAGGCGTCGTCATTTCAGCGACAGTTTCAAGATTCAAAAAGTCAGGGAAATAGAAACAGGCAAAACAAAAGTTTCCGAAATTAGCAAACAATATGAAGTAACCACTACTAACGTTTATCGGTGGTTAAACAAATTCGGAACTATGAAAGACAAGAAAGAGAAACTTATTATTGAAACAGATAGTGACACAAGGCAGCTATTGGAACTCAAAAAGAAAGTAGCAGAACTTGAACGGATAATCGGCCAAAAGCAAATCCTGATTGATTTCAAAGATAAGATGATAGAACTGGCAGAAGAGACCTATGGCGTAGATATAAAAAAAAAGTTTTCTACCCGACCCTCGAATATTTCTGGCACCACAGAGAACAATACCGATACAGCATGA
- a CDS encoding T9SS type A sorting domain-containing protein produces the protein MRVKIILLVFLSVLLSAPSYAQLKVLFDATKAETASNADWVIDADQFNLQYNQDGTVVAGPGYEANAQRYPTPSQSDVTADTKESYWTGALSSWGIDLVKKGFEVETLPYNGKITYGDGTNPQDLSHYAVFVVDEPNIRFTDAEKTAILQFVYHGGGLFMISDHDLSDRNGDGIDSPSIWNDLMKNNSMQADPFGISFDLLKFDDKSTNVRDLPDSPILNGPMGKVTELQFFAGTSMTLHPDDNSSVQGLIYRTGADFGNRDVMFAIATFGKGKVAAMGDSSPADDGTGDPNDRLYDGWIEDANGNHERLIMNATLWLAEQVTAINPQKKTEDGSVVFMKTARGTVLRIAALPEGTKAALSIFDLSGKKILSFPEVKRGERLSLNIPEKGVYIYRLSGEGYLKTGKFVL, from the coding sequence ATGCGTGTAAAGATTATATTGTTGGTTTTTCTGTCTGTTCTTCTTTCAGCACCTTCTTATGCCCAGCTGAAAGTTTTGTTTGATGCTACCAAAGCTGAAACAGCCAGTAATGCTGATTGGGTTATTGATGCCGACCAGTTTAATTTACAGTATAACCAGGATGGAACAGTCGTGGCTGGTCCGGGTTACGAAGCCAATGCGCAGCGTTATCCCACTCCGTCGCAAAGCGATGTGACAGCAGATACCAAAGAGTCTTACTGGACAGGAGCCCTTTCTTCGTGGGGGATTGATCTGGTGAAAAAAGGTTTTGAAGTGGAAACCCTGCCTTACAATGGCAAAATTACTTATGGTGACGGAACCAATCCGCAGGATTTATCACATTACGCTGTGTTTGTGGTGGATGAGCCTAATATCCGCTTTACCGATGCCGAAAAAACAGCCATACTTCAGTTTGTATATCATGGCGGCGGGCTTTTTATGATTTCTGATCATGATCTTTCTGACCGTAACGGAGACGGGATCGATTCCCCCTCCATTTGGAATGATCTGATGAAAAACAATTCCATGCAGGCCGATCCTTTTGGTATTTCTTTCGACTTGCTCAAATTTGATGATAAATCCACCAATGTGCGTGACCTTCCGGATAGTCCGATTTTAAACGGACCGATGGGAAAAGTAACCGAATTGCAGTTTTTTGCCGGAACTTCCATGACTCTGCATCCGGATGATAACAGCAGCGTACAGGGGTTGATTTACCGGACAGGAGCCGATTTTGGAAACCGTGATGTGATGTTTGCCATTGCAACTTTCGGTAAAGGAAAAGTGGCCGCAATGGGCGACAGCTCTCCTGCTGATGACGGAACCGGAGATCCTAATGACCGGTTGTACGATGGCTGGATAGAAGATGCCAACGGAAATCATGAACGGTTGATTATGAATGCTACCTTGTGGCTGGCAGAGCAGGTGACGGCAATAAACCCTCAAAAAAAAACTGAAGACGGATCTGTCGTCTTTATGAAAACAGCCCGGGGAACTGTTCTCCGGATTGCAGCACTTCCTGAAGGGACAAAAGCTGCCCTTTCCATTTTTGATCTTTCCGGGAAAAAAATATTAAGTTTTCCGGAGGTAAAACGTGGCGAACGCCTTTCGCTGAACATCCCGGAAAAAGGAGTTTATATTTACCGGCTCTCCGGAGAAGGTTACCTGAAAACCGGAAAATTCGTTTTGTAA
- a CDS encoding PaaI family thioesterase — translation MQEKTNRIIEELKSFIGQKGKLSPSPFMNWLKPVAVAAEYGSLTFEYVIRKEMTNPMGNLHGGVIAGIIDDIMGATVYSLEKSDPFVTVNLSVDYFAPARLGDVIQATTRVVKEGKNVINVECEIWFPAKKRLLAKASSNLMRIK, via the coding sequence ATGCAGGAAAAAACCAACCGGATCATTGAAGAGCTAAAGTCCTTTATCGGACAAAAAGGGAAACTTTCGCCTTCGCCGTTCATGAACTGGCTCAAACCGGTAGCCGTTGCTGCCGAATACGGATCGCTGACCTTTGAATATGTTATCCGGAAAGAGATGACCAATCCGATGGGAAACCTGCATGGCGGCGTCATTGCCGGAATTATTGATGATATTATGGGAGCCACTGTGTACAGTCTGGAAAAAAGCGATCCTTTTGTAACAGTAAACCTTTCGGTAGATTATTTTGCTCCGGCCCGTCTTGGTGATGTGATACAGGCAACCACCCGCGTGGTCAAAGAAGGGAAAAACGTCATCAATGTGGAATGTGAAATCTGGTTTCCGGCCAAAAAACGGCTGTTGGCCAAAGCCAGTTCTAACCTTATGCGTATTAAATAG
- a CDS encoding YeeE/YedE thiosulfate transporter family protein, which translates to MNILILFFGFLFGGLLVYARLNRFDVISGNAMLKDMTIAKAILMTIGVGALLLNVEIWLGLASYHVKPFIAGGVLLGGIVFGIGMAVLGYCPGTLAVSTGEGSLDALTGIVGGLLGGLVFTVLKPELNPVLGPNWGKLSLFSLTGQHSVLFFVLLLVLAIVFVVAAFALHGYEKKKGFSGLNYRWLYSGIGLAVLNSIVFLKATTNRPIGASTSYPYVADRLAGATQNGYFSKISTPGHWELIFLSGALLAGLVFALLRKDFKFRWVHQRWIDTQGPSAGKRIFWAFVGGFILVFGARMAGGCTSGHIISGGMQLALSSLVFGIFVFASFIVTGKLFYRNP; encoded by the coding sequence ATGAATATACTTATTTTATTTTTTGGATTTTTGTTTGGCGGATTGCTGGTTTATGCACGGTTGAACCGTTTTGATGTGATCAGTGGAAATGCGATGCTAAAAGATATGACCATTGCCAAAGCCATTTTGATGACGATTGGCGTAGGGGCATTGCTGCTGAATGTGGAAATTTGGTTAGGGTTGGCCTCGTATCACGTTAAACCTTTTATTGCCGGCGGCGTGCTGCTTGGCGGAATTGTTTTTGGTATAGGTATGGCCGTTTTGGGTTATTGTCCGGGCACTTTGGCGGTGTCAACCGGCGAAGGTTCGCTGGATGCACTGACCGGGATAGTCGGCGGCTTGCTTGGCGGACTTGTGTTTACGGTTTTGAAACCGGAACTAAATCCGGTGTTGGGACCCAATTGGGGAAAGCTCTCTCTTTTTTCTTTAACCGGACAACACAGCGTACTCTTTTTTGTGTTGCTCCTTGTTTTGGCAATTGTTTTTGTTGTTGCCGCTTTTGCTTTGCACGGATATGAAAAGAAAAAAGGCTTTTCCGGTTTGAATTATCGCTGGTTGTACAGCGGAATCGGGTTGGCTGTTTTAAACAGTATTGTTTTCTTAAAAGCGACTACCAACCGACCCATAGGAGCTTCAACTTCTTATCCGTATGTGGCCGATCGGCTGGCAGGAGCCACGCAGAATGGATATTTCTCAAAGATTTCTACCCCCGGACATTGGGAATTGATTTTCCTTTCGGGAGCGCTGTTGGCCGGACTGGTTTTTGCTTTGTTGCGAAAAGATTTTAAATTCCGTTGGGTTCATCAACGATGGATTGACACCCAGGGGCCTTCGGCCGGAAAACGTATCTTCTGGGCTTTTGTTGGTGGTTTTATTTTGGTGTTTGGTGCCCGTATGGCAGGCGGTTGTACCAGCGGACATATTATTTCCGGAGGAATGCAGCTGGCTTTGAGCAGCCTGGTGTTCGGAATTTTTGTTTTTGCTTCTTTTATTGTTACCGGAAAGCTTTTTTACAGGAACCCGTAA
- a CDS encoding aspartate aminotransferase family protein, translated as MYLTDRELFYRHLAIPAEVPQALEIVKAEGIYLYDETGKQYVDLVSGVSVSNVGHQHPAVVEAVKEQAEKYMHLMVYGKYIQSPQVRLAGKMAEHLAPSLDSVYFVNSGSEAIEGALKLAKRITGRTEMVAFKNAYHGHTHGAMSMLGNEKMKYAFYPLLPDIRFLRFNVMDDLAQITTRTACVLIEPVQAEAGILIPDKTYIKALRDRCNETGTILIFDEVQMGFGRTGKLFAYEHFDVVPDILCLAKAMGGGMPIGAFVSSKENMLLLTHHPELGHITTFGGHPVSCAAALASFEVILREKLHEKAQAKGRLFVKWLEGHPLVKTIRQIGLMLAVELKDEETTNKVVHEMYKQGLIIDRFLFHDKAFRIAPPLTITEEEVKMIASKILDSFNHAK; from the coding sequence ATGTATTTAACCGATAGAGAATTATTTTACCGGCACCTTGCCATTCCGGCAGAAGTACCACAGGCTCTGGAGATTGTAAAAGCCGAAGGAATCTACCTTTATGATGAAACAGGAAAACAATATGTTGATTTGGTATCAGGAGTTTCGGTCAGCAACGTTGGCCACCAGCATCCGGCTGTAGTGGAAGCGGTAAAAGAGCAAGCCGAAAAATACATGCATCTGATGGTTTACGGCAAATATATCCAGTCGCCTCAGGTAAGGCTGGCCGGGAAAATGGCCGAACACCTTGCCCCGTCGTTAGACTCCGTGTATTTTGTCAATTCGGGAAGTGAAGCCATCGAAGGCGCGTTAAAGCTGGCCAAACGCATCACGGGAAGAACCGAAATGGTGGCTTTTAAAAATGCTTACCATGGACACACCCACGGGGCCATGAGCATGTTGGGAAACGAAAAAATGAAATATGCTTTTTATCCCCTGCTACCGGATATTCGTTTTCTGCGTTTCAATGTCATGGATGACCTGGCACAAATCACCACGCGTACGGCTTGTGTACTCATCGAACCTGTCCAGGCCGAAGCCGGCATTCTGATTCCGGATAAAACGTACATAAAAGCTTTGCGCGACCGTTGTAACGAAACCGGAACCATTTTGATTTTTGATGAAGTACAAATGGGATTTGGCCGTACGGGAAAACTCTTTGCTTACGAACACTTCGACGTCGTACCGGATATTCTCTGTCTGGCCAAAGCCATGGGCGGAGGCATGCCCATCGGGGCTTTTGTTTCCTCTAAAGAAAATATGTTGTTACTCACCCATCATCCTGAATTAGGACATATTACCACCTTTGGCGGACATCCGGTAAGCTGCGCTGCTGCACTTGCCAGTTTTGAAGTTATCCTTCGCGAAAAACTGCATGAAAAAGCACAGGCTAAAGGCCGGCTGTTTGTAAAATGGCTCGAAGGACATCCGTTGGTCAAAACGATCCGGCAAATCGGACTTATGCTGGCTGTTGAGCTAAAAGACGAAGAAACCACCAATAAGGTTGTTCACGAGATGTACAAGCAAGGACTTATTATCGACCGGTTTTTATTTCACGACAAAGCTTTCCGTATTGCACCTCCGCTAACCATTACCGAAGAAGAAGTAAAAATGATCGCTTCCAAAATCCTTGACAGTTTTAACCACGCCAAATAA